In Streptomyces nojiriensis, the sequence GCGCACGCATTACGTCCCGCTCCACATCGAAAGGCAGTCCCATGACTCGCACCGGCATCACGGCCGCCCTCACCGACCTGCTCCTCAACCGCGACCTCACCGTTCAGGAGGCCGCCGACCGCCACTTCGCCCCCGAATACCGTCAGCGCACGGACGGTCGGTGGGCGGACCGGGCCGGCTTCATCGAGCACATCTCCCACCTGCGCACCGTCGTCGACCACGGCCGCGTCGAGGTCCACGAGGAGCTGTACGACGGCAGCCGGTACGCCGACCGGCACACCGTCCACGTCACGAAGACGGACGGTTCGACGGTGCGCACCGAGGTCTACCTGTTCGGCGAGTTCGCGCCCGACGGCCGCTTCAGCCGTATCGAGGAGACCACCTTGATGCTCGAAGGATCCGAGTCCGACCGCGACCTCGGCAGCGCCCGCTAGGACATGTCCCGGCCTCGGATCAGGGGCGGAAGCGCAGGGGGTGATCGGAGGGGACCTCCACCACGGCGATCCGCACGCCGTCGGGGTCGGCGATCCACATCTCGATCAGCCCCCAGGGCTCGCGCTCGGGAGGTCGCAGCACCTCCGCGCCCCGGCCGCGCAGTTCCTCGTACGCCGCCTGCACGTCCGCGACCTGGAGCCACAACCGCAGGCCCGGCGCGGGCGGCGGCTCCTCGGCGCGGCCGGACAGTTCGAGGAAGCCGCCGCCGAGGAAGTAGACCGTGCCGCGGTCGGGGCCGGTGCCGAACTCGCGGTGGACGGCGAGCCCGAGGGTGCCGCCGTAGAAGGCGCGCGAGCGCTCGGGGTCCGTGGGGCGCAGCAGAACCCTGCTGCCCAGTACGTGCACCATGGCGCCTGCCTTCCCTCACCCACGGTCCTGCCGCGGCCGCCTCAGCGACTTCCAGCGCCCGTGCCGCGAGCGCGTGTGCTGGTCGAGTTCCTCCAGCAGGCGCTGGGAGCGCTTGTCCACGCCCAGCTCGTCCAGGACCCGGTCGATCTCGGTGAGCAGCGCGCCCCTCAGCTGCCAGTGTGCCGGGTCCTCGCGGGCGGAGGCCAGCAGCAGGACCGCGAGCCGGTCACGGTGGGTCCGCGCGACGGCCAGCTCGCCGGTCAGACGGGCCTCCGCCTCTTCCGCGTTGGCGCTGACCTGCGCGGTGATCAGCTGGGCGAAGCTTTCCACCGCGATGGCCGTGTGGCGCAGCACCTCCCGCAGCGCGGTCGCGGTCGCGGGGTCGAAGAGCGGACCGTCGGGGCGGGCCCGGGCCAGGTCGGTCAGCGTCCGGCAGGCCACGCGGAGCACGACCGCGCAGATCTCCAGGGTGTCGAGGCCGGTGCGCAGCACCAGCCTGAAGAGCAGCCCCTCCTTGACCCGCGGGTTGAGCCGGAGGCTGTCCTCGGCCTGCCGGAGGGCGGCGTCGACCTGGGCGATGTCGTTGTCGAGGCGGCGTGCCTCGTGCAGCCGGGCCGCGGCCTGCTCGACCCGGGCCGGTCCGGAGGGCTCCTCGCCGAGGTGGTCGAGGAGCCGGCTCATCCGCCGGGCGAGGTCGGTGATCGCGTCGCCGGCCGGGCCGACCCACAGGGGCGGTGCCAGAAGCAGGTTGACCAGCAGGCCGACCACCGCGCCGATGACCGTTTCCAGGACCCGGTCCCAGGCGGTGTCCGCGACCTGGGTGACGCCGAGGACGAGCATGGCGCTGATCGCGACCTCGGGCACGAACTCGTCCACGCGCACCAGGTGGCCGACGACCAGGGAGGCGAGGATCAGCAGGCCGAGGCTCCACCAGGTCAGACCGACCAGGGCGCTGAAGCCGATCGCGATCAGCACGCCGACGACGACGGAGTTCACCCGGCGGATGCTGGTGGTGAGGGTGGAGTACAGGGTGACCTGGACGACGAGGAGCGCGGTCAGCGGGGCGGTCAGCGGGCTCGGCTCGCTGCTCAGGCGGAGCGCGACGACGTAGCTGATCACGGCGGCGGCGGTGGAACGCAGGGCCTGGACGGCGACCGGCTCACGGCGGCGGCGTGCGACACGGGTGGCGAGGCTGCTGATCGTTTCCGGCATGCGGGGCGCCTTCCCGCTGCTGGGCCGGATGACGCATGGCGTGGCCGTCCGGTCCCGATCGGCCGAGGATGGGCCGTACGAGGAGAGCGACCCGGCCGTTCGCGGGCAGGCTGTGAGCGTCCGGGGCGGTCCCGGTCGGTGAGTTCCACGAGCGCGAGGGAGAGAAAAGCCATGGAGGGTACGGAGGACAGGCGTGAGAAGTCGGGAAAGGGTCGTGCGGAACAGGCGCAGGAGCATCCCGGTCCGGACCCGGTGCACCCCGAGGCCAGCAAGCGGGTCGAGGGCAAGAGCCCGGAGGAACTGAGGCGGCGGCAGGAGCGCAAGTCGACCCGTACGGGCGACGACGACGCGGAGTAGTGGAGTAGCGGGGCGGGGTGGGGCGGGGGGCTGCGGCGAGGCCTACGGGCCCTCGTCGTAGGTCCCCGCCTCGATCTCCAGGGCTAGCTCCTGGAGGACCCCGATCGAGGAGATGTCCGTCCGCCCGCTGTCGTGCACCATCGCGAGGCTGGTGAACGCCAGGCTGAAGCCCGAGACCATGGTGTGCAGGGCCGGCCCGAGGGCCTCCGCCACCAGGGCCGCCACCTGCTGCGGGGAGGCGTCGGCCGGCACCCTGATCGACGGCAGCATCTCGTTCAGGAGAAGAGTGGCCACACCGGCCGTCGGCGGCGACCCGGTGCCGTCCTCCCCGGCCTCGCCGCTCCCGTCGCTCTCCCCGGCCTCGGCGGCCCGGCGGATGTCCTGGGCGTCGGTGAGGATGGCGATCACTCGCTTGAGTACCTCTGCGCGTTCCATCTGCGGAGCGTAGCCCCGAGCCCCGGACCGGCGCCGGAGTTCGCCCCCGCCAGGCGCTGCCCGGCCCTGCCCCAGCCCGGCCCCGGCCCTGCTCCGCCTCACGGGGCATCGGCCCCGATCGGGGGCGGATGCATGACCGCGGCCGAGCCGGGCAGGCGCGCCGTCACGACACGGATCGATGGAGGGAGCTGTCACTCATGTCCGAGAACGTCTGGGCCTACCGCGTCACCGTTGACCGCATCACGGATGTGGACCTGACCGGCTACAAGGTGGAGGCGGCCGACGGCAGCATCGGAAAGGTCGACAAGCACTCCGACGAGGCGGGATCGGCTTATCTGGTCGTGGACACCGGCCCGTGGGTCTTCGGCAGGGAGGTCCTCCTCCCCGCGGGCACCGTCACCGGTATCGATGTGGAGGAGAAGCGGATCCGCGTCGGCCTGACCAGGGAACAGGTCAAGGACGCGCCGGAGTTCATCCGGGACGAGCATCTGGAGAGCACCGACTACCGGCAGCTGCTGGGCGGTTACTACGGCATCATCCCGCCGCGCTGGCTGTGATCCACCGCCGGAGGACTTGCCTCTCGCGCGGGCGCCGGGCCGTACTCGCGGCCCGGCGCCCACGGGTGCGCCACGGTTGCGGACCCTCCCGGGCCGGGCCCGGCACATACTGGACACATGGCGAGGGCGACGACGGTCCAGCGGATCAGGCGGCAGGCCGGCGAGGCGGTCTTCCTGCGCGTCGCCGGGCCGGACGGGCCCCGGAACAGGGCACGGATCCACACGGCCCCCGGGCCCCGGTGGTTCGCACCGGACCGGCCGGTGCGAAGGGTCCACGGGGACGCGTCGATGTTCGTCGGCGGGCTGGCCGCCCTGCTGCTCCAGTCCCTGCACCCCCTCGCGATGGCTGCCGTGGCGGCGCACTCGGGGTACCGGGGTGACCCGTGGGGGCGGCTGCAGCGCACCAGTACCTTCCTGGCCGTCACCACCTTCGGTACGAGCTCCGACGCCGAGGCGGCGGTGGCCCGCGTACGCGAGGTGCACGCGCGCGTCCGGGGGCGGACGCCCGACGGCATCCCGTACCGGGCCGACGATCCGGAGCTGCTGACGTGGGTGCACGTCGCCGAGGCGGACTGTTTCCTGCGGGCCCACCAGCGGTACGGCAGACGGCCGTTGGACCCCGCGGGCTGCGACGCGTACCTCGCCGACACGGCGCGCGTGGCCCGCGCGCTGGGGGCGGACCGGCCGCCGGAGAGCGTGCAGGAGCTGGCTGCGCGGATGGCGCGGTACCGGCCCGGCCTGCGGCCGACGGCCGCCTCCCGGGACACGGCCCGGTTCCTGCTGACCGATCCCCCGCTGCCGGGGGCCGCCCGGCTGCCGTACGCGCTGCTGGCGGCGGCGGCCGTGGATCTGCTGCCGCCCTGGGCGAAGTCCGCCGAGGCGCCCGCGGCCGCCCGAATCCCACCCTTCGCCGCTCGCGCGGGCGGCCAGGCCGTGACCCGCGCGATCCGCTGGGCGCTGCCGCCGGCTCCCCCGCCGCCCCCGCCCGGCCGGGGGCGGGCCTCTCAGTACTCCTCGTCCGGGTAACCCCAACGGACCTGCGGCTCGGCTCCTGCCGCCACCGCGGCGACCGTCGCCGCGAAGACCCCCTCGAAGTGCGGTTGCCACAGGTAGAAGCGGGAGGTGCCGAGCGGGAAGTCGGAGTCCCCGGAGACGAAGTAGGAGCCGGCGTCGTCCACCGCCACCCCGATGGTGACCTGGTCGGCTATGTCCTCCTCGTACATCAGCTCCTGCAGGGCGCGGACGATCGCCCAGGCCTGCGGCTCGTCGGCGACGCCGGTGACGGTGAAAGCAAGATCGATGTTCACTGACATGCCGGAAGGATAGGCGGGGCCACTGACACCGCGGGCGGGTGGCGATCCCGGACGGCCGGGAGGTTCCGGGGCCGTGACAGGGGACCTCAGCCCCGACAGATCGTTCGTTGTTTACCGAAATCATGGGGCATCCTGGACGTATGAACGAAACGCATCCGGGGCCGACCTCCGCGGGCGGAGCGGCCCCTGCGGCCCTGCTGGCCGCCTTCGCCGCCGCCCTGGCCGACGAGACGCGGGCCGCGATCTGCATGACGCTGCTGGAGGGGCGCGCCTGGACCGCGGGCGAGCTGGCCCGGATCACCGCGGTGGCACCCTCCACCATCAGCGGCCATCTGACCCGGCTGCTCGACGCGGGCATCTGTGTGACCGAGCGGCAGGGCCGCCACAGCTACGTGCGCATCGCCGACGGCGCGACCGCCCGCCTGCTCGACGACCTCGCCTGCCACGCCATTCCGGACCGCGACGCGGCGCACGCCGTGCCCGTGGTCGCCGCGCCCGACCCGCTGGTCCGCGCCCGGACCTGCTACGACCACTTCGCCGGGCGGCTCGGCATGGCGGTGACCGACGCGATGGAGCGGCGCGGGCTGCTGCACACGCAGGACGCGTTCGAACTGACGGAGGCCGGCCGGGCCTGGTGCGCCGAAGCGGGCATCAGCCTGGCCGGCGAGGGGCGCAGGCCGCTGGCGAGCTCCTGCCTGGACTGGACCGAACGGCGCCGCCACCTGGGCGGCCTCGCCGGGGCGCGGCTGTGTGCGCGGGCCTTCGAGGAGGAGTGGGTGGTGCGCCCGGCGGGCGGCGGGCGGGCGCTGGAGGTGACCGGTGCCGGGGGGCGGGCCTTCGGCGATCTGCTGGGGCTCACACCGGAGGCGTGGAGCTGAGCCGCAGCCCCAGGCACGAAGGAAGCATTAATTCGGTCGACACCGAAATGTTGCAGCCGTAGGGTGGGCGCATGACGTTCCGCTCGAGTTCGATCCCGCCCGGCGTCCTCACGGTCGGCGCCGTCACCTTCACGGTGTTCGCCTGGGCCTCCGCCTTCGTCTCCATCCGCAGCGCGGGGGCCGCTTTCTCGCCCGGCGCCCTGGCTCTCGGCCGGCTGCTGGCCGCCTCGCTGGTACTCGTGGTGCTGCTCCTGATCAGCCGCCAGGGCCTGCCGCCCCGCGAGGCCTGGCGCGGGATCCTGGTGTCCGGCGTGGTGTGGTTCTGCGGCTACACGATCGTCCTGAACTGGGGTGAACGGCTGGTCGACGCGGGCACGGCGTCGCTGCTCGTGAACACCGGGCCCATCCTCATGGCGCTCCTCGCGGCCCGCCTCCTCGGCGAGGCGCTGCCCCCGCGGCTCCTGGTGGGCATGGCCGTCTCCTTCGCCGGGGCGGTGGTCGTGGGCCTGTCCATGTCGTCCGGGGACGGCGGCTCGACCTCGGTTCTCGGGGTCGTACTCTGCCTGCTCGCGGCGGTGGCCTACGCGTCCGGCGTCATCGCCCAGAAGCCCGCGCTCTCCTACGGCACTCCCCTGCAGGTCACCGCCTTCGCCTGCCTGACGGGAACGGTGGCCTGCCTGCCCTTCACCGGCCGGCTGATCGCGGAGCTGCCCCAGGCGCCGGTGTCCGCGACCTTGAACATGGTCTACCTGGGTGTGGTGCCGACCGCCCTCGCCTTCACCACGTGGACCTACGCCCTGGCGCGCATGCCCGCCGGCAAGCTGGGGGCGACCACGTACGCCGTCCCGGCCATCGTCGTGCTGCTGAGCTGGGCCCTCCTGGGTGAGGTGCCGGCCTGGCTGACCCTCCTCGGCGGGGCGCTCTGCCTGGCCGGTGTGGCCGTCTCCCGGTACGCGCCGCGCGCCTCGCGGACTCCCGCCGAGGACAGCCCGCTCGGTGCGGGCCGGACCTGACCACCTCTGTCATCTCCCCGCTCCCCTCCCCCTCCCTCGAAAGGCACCCCTTCATGAGGATCCTCACGGTCGGCGCCGGCGCCGTCGGCGGCTTCTTCGGCGCCCGGCTCGCCACGGCGGGCCAGGACGTCACCTTCCTGGTCCGACCGGGCCGCGCGAAGGCCCTGGAGGCCCGCGGCCTGCGCGTTGCGGGGCAGGGGGAGGAGCTCCGCCTCACGCCGAACCTGGTGACGGCCGGCGCCGTGGGCGGACCGTACGACCTGGTCCTGCTCTCGGTGAAGGCGACCGCCCTGGACACGGCCCTGGCGGACATCGAACCCGCCGTCGGCCCGGACACCGCCGTCGTCCCCCTGCTCAACGGGGTCGCCCACCTCCAGACGCTCGTCGCTCGCCTGGGGGCCGGAGTGGTCCTGGGCGGCGTCGCGAAGGTGGTCACCACCTTGAGCGACGACGGGGACATCCTCCGCATGGCTCCGCCCGCGGTCGTCCTGACCGGCGAGCTCGACGCACGCCCGTCGGCCCGGGTGGACGCGATCCGCGGCGTGCTGGCCGAGGCCGGCATCGACTCGCCGGCGACCGAGGACATCGTCGCGGCCATGTGGCACAAGTGGGTCTTCATCTCCACCCTCGTCGCCCTGACCTGCCTGATGCGGGGCACGGTCGGAGAGGTGAACGCCGTTCCGGGCGGGGCGGACCTGGCCGCGGCGCTGATCTCCGAAACGGCGGCGGTGGCGGAGGCCGCGGGCCACCCGGTGACCGGGGCGGAGCTCGCCTTCACCACGTCGACCGTCACGAGCCCCAGCTCCCCGCTCACCCCGTCCCTGTACCGCGACCTCGTCGCCGGAGCACCGACGGAGGCCGACCACGTCCTGACCGACCTCACGCTCCGAGCCCGCGCGCTGGGCGTGGCCACTCCCCTGCTGGACCTCGCCGCCCTCCAGCTGCGCGTGCACGAGCACCGGCTCGCCGCGGAACGCCCCTGAGGGCCCGCTCGTACCCGGCGCGACCGCCGTACGCACTCACCCGGATGCCCCGCCCGTTGGGCATCCGGGCAGCCGGGCCGTTGACTGGGAGGTCCGGAGGTCCGGAAACACCGGTGGAGGCATGGTGGCGAGGGTCGCGTGGTCGCGTGGTGCTGCAGGTGCGGTGGTGCTGTCGGTGGTGGCGCTCGGCGCCGCGGGCTGTTCGGACGGTGAGGGCACCCCGTCCGGCGCCGTGTCGAGCGCCGCGTCGGCTGTGAAGTCCGCCGGCGAGGCGCTCTCGTCGGCCGCTGCCGAGGCCTCGAAGGCCGCCGAATCGGCGGCTGCCGTAGCGAAGGACAAGCTCGCCGAGGTGAAGGACGGGGTCGGTGCCAAGGACGAGGTGTCCCTGGGCACCGTGACCACCGACGGCGACGGATACACGACGGTCCCCGTGACCGCGCGGAACACCGACGACGCGACGAAGTCGTTCGCCGTGCAGGTCGAGTTCAAGGACGAGAGCGGCAATCTCGTCGACACCGTGGTCGTGACGATCAAGGACGTCGCCGGGAAGGGCACGGGGCAGGGAACGGCCCGCAGTACGCACAAACTGTCGGGCACGGTCTCGGCGCAGACCGGTTCGGCCCTGCGCTACTGAGCCCGGGCCGCACCCTGCTCCGCGCCATCCGGGGTCAGCAGTTGTCGCCCACCCCGTCGATCTTCGAGCCGAAGCGGCCGCTGTAGTTGCTCGCGTAGTCGCCGCTGCGGACCGGTCGGCACTCCTTGCCGGTCGCCCAGTCGATGAAGGCCCCGCTCCTGTTGGCCCGGAACGACCCCACATGGTTCACGAACCTGCTGGGGAGGTCCACATAGCCGCCGCGCCAGACGTAGAGATCCCCGGTCCCGTCCTGGTACCGCCACAGACAGATCGCGTTGGCGGGGCACGCGGGCAGGGCCTGAGCGGGTGGGATGGAAGTGAGTGAGACCAGCGCCACCGCGCCGGCGACCAACAGGGTGCGTAAGTGACGTGTCCTCATGCGGATCCTCCCCTTCGTCCCGTTCTCCTCCCATCGTCCTCGCCCGCACGCCGACGCAGCCGGCAACACCCCGATCCTCCCCGCCTCTTCACCACATCTCCCCGAGCGGCTTCGTGCGCGCCCGGCCCACGCCGCCTCATGGGACCCGGATGGCTCCTCGCCGTTACCGCCGGCGGCGGCCTGGGTGCGGTATACGTCCTCTGGGGGTGCCTCGATGCCGGCGAAGGGAGTGGGTTGCGTGGAGCGGACCACCTGCTGCGTGGTGGGCGGAGGGCCCGCCGGGATGGTGCTGGCGCTGTTGCTGGCCCGGGCCGGGGTGGAGGTGACCGTGCTGGAGAAGCACGGTGACTTCCTGCGCGACTTCCGCGGTGACACCGTGCACCCGTCCACCCTGTCGCTGCTGGACGACATCGGTCTGGCGGAACGCTTCGCCCGGCTGCCGCAGCGGCGCGTCAGCTCGGTGCAGCTGCCCATCGCGCCCGACCGGTCCCTCGTCACGGTCGGGGACATCGGAGCGCTGCGGGGGAAGTACAACTACATCGCGATGGTGCCGCAGTGGGACCTGCTCGACCTGCTCGCCGACGAAGCACGCCGGGAGCCCTCCTTCCGCCTGCGCATGAACACCGAGGCGACCTCCTTCCTGATCGAGCGCGGAAGGGTCACGGGCGTGCGGTACCGGACCTCGGACGGCGGCACCGGTGAGCTCAGGGCCTCGCTGACCGTGGCCTGCGACGGACGCGGCTCGCTGGCCAGAGCGCTGCCCGAGCTGGGGCTGGAGGAGTTCCCGTGCCCCATGGACGCCTGGTGGTTCCGGGTGCCGCGCCGCGAGGAGGACCCCAGCGGGCTCGTCGGCGGCCTCGGGGACAGGCTGTTCGTCGCCCTCATCGACCGCGGCGACTACTGGCAGTGCGCGGCGCTCATCCCCAAGGGGTCCGACGCCGGGCGCCGCGCCGAGGGCCTGGGGGCGTTCATGGCGCAGTTCGCGGAGGCGGTCCCCTGGCTGGCCGACCGGGCCGGTGCCGTCACCTCCTGGGACGAGGTCAAACTGCTCGACGTACGGCTCGACCGGCTGCGCCGCTGGCACCGCCCGGGGCTGTTGTGCATCGGCGACTCCGCCCATGCCATGTCGCCGGTGTTCGGCATCGGCATCAACCTCGCCGTGCAGGACGCGGTGGCCGCGGCCCGTCACCTGGTGGGCCCGTTGCGCGAGGGCACCGTAGGGCTGCGGGACGTACGCCGCGTACAGTGCCGGCGTCTGCCCACCACCGTGGCCACCCAGGGGCTCCAGCGCCTCGCGCACGCCAAGGTCGTCGGGCCGCTGCTGGCCGGCCGTGCCGCGTTCGGAAATCCCCGGCGGGCGAAGCGGCTGACCGAGCTCCTGACCGACTCGCGCCGGCTGAACCGGCTGCCGGCCTACTTCCTCGCCTACGGGGCCCTGCGCGAGCGGCCCCCGCGGGAATCCCTCCGCTGACCCCGCCGGAGGCCGAAAAGTGACGTATCGGGATGGTCAGGCGGATAACCTCGCTCCCACAGCGAGGACGACACGCTCCGGGAGGCCTCATGAGTGAGCAGCAGCCGACCCTTCTGCCCTACGCCGACCCCGCCTTCGTCGCGGATCCGTTCCCCCTGTACCGGCAGTTGCGCGAGGACGGCCCCGTGCGCCGCGTCGTCGTCGCGGGCGGCCTGGACGCCTGGCTCGTCACCCGCTACGAGGACGGACTCGCGGCCCTGTCCGACTCCCGCCTCAGCAGCGACGTACGCGATGCCTCGGACAGCCGGATCCCGCGGCAACTGCCCGAAACGGAACGCGATTCGATGCTGAGCAACATGCTCCGCACCGACCCGCCCGACCACACCCGCCTGCGCCGCCTGGTGTCCCAGGCGTTCACCGCCCGCCGTGTGGCGGGGATGCGGCCACGGATCCAGGCCATCACCGACGGCCTGCTGGACGCGGTCGTCCCGGTCGGCCGCGCCGACCTGGTGGCGGACTTCGCGCTTCCGCTCCCGGTCACGGTGATCAGCGAACTGCTCGGGGTCCCGGTGGACGAGCGCCGCGACTTCCAGCAATGGACCGACCGGATGCTCAGGCGGGGCGTGGAGCCGCCCGATCCCGCCGTCGTGAACGAGGCGTGGCAGCACATGCGCGCCTACCTGACCGGGCTCATCCACGCCAAACGGTCGCACCCCGGCGACGACCTGCTCAGCGGCCTCGTCGCCGCCCGCGATGCGCAACAGCGGCTGAGCGAGGACGAGTTGATCGCCATGGTGTTCCTGCTGCTGGTCGCGGGCTACATCACCACGGTCAACCTGATCGGCACGGGCATCGCCACGCTGCTGGCCCACCCGGACCAGCTCGACCTGCTGCGCTGCGACCCCGAGCTGCTGCCGGGCGCGGTCGAGGAGTTCCTCCGCTACGACGGCCCGGTCAGCCCCGGCATCGCGCGGTTCGCGCGCGAAGACGTCGAGATCGCCGGGGTGGCCGTCCCGCGCGGCGCGACCGTCCTGATCGGCTCGGCCGTCGCCGACCGCGACCCGGAGCGGTTCCCCGACCCCGACCGCCTCGACATCACCCGCAAGGACAACGCCCACCTCGCGTTCGGGCACGGCATCCACTACTGCCTGGGGGCTCCGCTGGCGCGGCTGGAGGGGCAGATCGCCATCGGCACGGTCCTGCGCCGGCTCCCCGGGCTCGCCCTCGCCGCGGACCCGGACGGGATCCGGCGGCGTCCCGGCGGACTGCGCGGCCCCGAGAGCCTGCCGGTGACCTTCACCCCGGGCGGCTGAGGCCGGCGCCGCCTCGCGGTTCAGCCGCCCTGCTCGGAGAAGTGCTGGTAGTCCGGAGGGCTCCAGCGGCCGCCCCAGTACCAGCCGATCTCCCGGAAGGCCCGGGTCACGACCCCGTCGGGGGTGATCATCCCGGGGCGGGTGCCGACGCGGTCGAGATGGGCGCTCCCGTTCGGGGGATGGCTGGTGCCGCCGACGTCGACGTACGGGTTCTCGACCGGGTTGATGTCGACGGCGTCGCCCCAGGAGTGCCGGGACATCCGCGTCGGGTCTCCGGTGACCTTGCGGCAGTTGAAGGCGGAAGTGTTGTCGTCGGCCATCGCCGCGTCGTCGCTGCTTCCGTACTCGGCCATCACCCGCATGCGGCGGATCGGGAAGCGGGCGTCGAAAGCCTTCCCGAAGGCCCGCAGCACGGGGGCGACCACGTCCTCGTGTACCACCAGTTCGCCCCGGTGCACCGTGCCGTCGAAGCCCCAGTGGTTCATCCGGACGAGCCGCAGCCGCTCCGGCGGCACGGGGCAGCCGGGGTGGTGGGTGGCGGCGAGCTTCTCCGGGGGGACAGCCATGACCTGCG encodes:
- a CDS encoding FUSC family protein, with protein sequence MPETISSLATRVARRRREPVAVQALRSTAAAVISYVVALRLSSEPSPLTAPLTALLVVQVTLYSTLTTSIRRVNSVVVGVLIAIGFSALVGLTWWSLGLLILASLVVGHLVRVDEFVPEVAISAMLVLGVTQVADTAWDRVLETVIGAVVGLLVNLLLAPPLWVGPAGDAITDLARRMSRLLDHLGEEPSGPARVEQAAARLHEARRLDNDIAQVDAALRQAEDSLRLNPRVKEGLLFRLVLRTGLDTLEICAVVLRVACRTLTDLARARPDGPLFDPATATALREVLRHTAIAVESFAQLITAQVSANAEEAEARLTGELAVARTHRDRLAVLLLASAREDPAHWQLRGALLTEIDRVLDELGVDKRSQRLLEELDQHTRSRHGRWKSLRRPRQDRG
- a CDS encoding nuclear transport factor 2 family protein codes for the protein MTRTGITAALTDLLLNRDLTVQEAADRHFAPEYRQRTDGRWADRAGFIEHISHLRTVVDHGRVEVHEELYDGSRYADRHTVHVTKTDGSTVRTEVYLFGEFAPDGRFSRIEETTLMLEGSESDRDLGSAR
- a CDS encoding cytochrome P450 family protein, whose translation is MSEQQPTLLPYADPAFVADPFPLYRQLREDGPVRRVVVAGGLDAWLVTRYEDGLAALSDSRLSSDVRDASDSRIPRQLPETERDSMLSNMLRTDPPDHTRLRRLVSQAFTARRVAGMRPRIQAITDGLLDAVVPVGRADLVADFALPLPVTVISELLGVPVDERRDFQQWTDRMLRRGVEPPDPAVVNEAWQHMRAYLTGLIHAKRSHPGDDLLSGLVAARDAQQRLSEDELIAMVFLLLVAGYITTVNLIGTGIATLLAHPDQLDLLRCDPELLPGAVEEFLRYDGPVSPGIARFAREDVEIAGVAVPRGATVLIGSAVADRDPERFPDPDRLDITRKDNAHLAFGHGIHYCLGAPLARLEGQIAIGTVLRRLPGLALAADPDGIRRRPGGLRGPESLPVTFTPGG
- a CDS encoding ketopantoate reductase family protein, with product MRILTVGAGAVGGFFGARLATAGQDVTFLVRPGRAKALEARGLRVAGQGEELRLTPNLVTAGAVGGPYDLVLLSVKATALDTALADIEPAVGPDTAVVPLLNGVAHLQTLVARLGAGVVLGGVAKVVTTLSDDGDILRMAPPAVVLTGELDARPSARVDAIRGVLAEAGIDSPATEDIVAAMWHKWVFISTLVALTCLMRGTVGEVNAVPGGADLAAALISETAAVAEAAGHPVTGAELAFTTSTVTSPSSPLTPSLYRDLVAGAPTEADHVLTDLTLRARALGVATPLLDLAALQLRVHEHRLAAERP
- a CDS encoding oxygenase MpaB family protein — translated: MARATTVQRIRRQAGEAVFLRVAGPDGPRNRARIHTAPGPRWFAPDRPVRRVHGDASMFVGGLAALLLQSLHPLAMAAVAAHSGYRGDPWGRLQRTSTFLAVTTFGTSSDAEAAVARVREVHARVRGRTPDGIPYRADDPELLTWVHVAEADCFLRAHQRYGRRPLDPAGCDAYLADTARVARALGADRPPESVQELAARMARYRPGLRPTAASRDTARFLLTDPPLPGAARLPYALLAAAAVDLLPPWAKSAEAPAAARIPPFAARAGGQAVTRAIRWALPPAPPPPPPGRGRASQYSSSG
- a CDS encoding VOC family protein, encoding MVHVLGSRVLLRPTDPERSRAFYGGTLGLAVHREFGTGPDRGTVYFLGGGFLELSGRAEEPPPAPGLRLWLQVADVQAAYEELRGRGAEVLRPPEREPWGLIEMWIADPDGVRIAVVEVPSDHPLRFRP
- a CDS encoding M15 family metallopeptidase, with amino-acid sequence MSHRLACVALAGTLCATALSCTGARSEAHFQIAREPEVKTLSAQVMAVPPEKLAATHHPGCPVPPERLRLVRMNHWGFDGTVHRGELVVHEDVVAPVLRAFGKAFDARFPIRRMRVMAEYGSSDDAAMADDNTSAFNCRKVTGDPTRMSRHSWGDAVDINPVENPYVDVGGTSHPPNGSAHLDRVGTRPGMITPDGVVTRAFREIGWYWGGRWSPPDYQHFSEQGG
- a CDS encoding DMT family transporter — encoded protein: MTFRSSSIPPGVLTVGAVTFTVFAWASAFVSIRSAGAAFSPGALALGRLLAASLVLVVLLLISRQGLPPREAWRGILVSGVVWFCGYTIVLNWGERLVDAGTASLLVNTGPILMALLAARLLGEALPPRLLVGMAVSFAGAVVVGLSMSSGDGGSTSVLGVVLCLLAAVAYASGVIAQKPALSYGTPLQVTAFACLTGTVACLPFTGRLIAELPQAPVSATLNMVYLGVVPTALAFTTWTYALARMPAGKLGATTYAVPAIVVLLSWALLGEVPAWLTLLGGALCLAGVAVSRYAPRASRTPAEDSPLGAGRT
- a CDS encoding PRC-barrel domain containing protein, translated to MSENVWAYRVTVDRITDVDLTGYKVEAADGSIGKVDKHSDEAGSAYLVVDTGPWVFGREVLLPAGTVTGIDVEEKRIRVGLTREQVKDAPEFIRDEHLESTDYRQLLGGYYGIIPPRWL
- a CDS encoding ArsR/SmtB family transcription factor; translation: MNETHPGPTSAGGAAPAALLAAFAAALADETRAAICMTLLEGRAWTAGELARITAVAPSTISGHLTRLLDAGICVTERQGRHSYVRIADGATARLLDDLACHAIPDRDAAHAVPVVAAPDPLVRARTCYDHFAGRLGMAVTDAMERRGLLHTQDAFELTEAGRAWCAEAGISLAGEGRRPLASSCLDWTERRRHLGGLAGARLCARAFEEEWVVRPAGGGRALEVTGAGGRAFGDLLGLTPEAWS
- a CDS encoding FAD-dependent oxidoreductase; the encoded protein is MERTTCCVVGGGPAGMVLALLLARAGVEVTVLEKHGDFLRDFRGDTVHPSTLSLLDDIGLAERFARLPQRRVSSVQLPIAPDRSLVTVGDIGALRGKYNYIAMVPQWDLLDLLADEARREPSFRLRMNTEATSFLIERGRVTGVRYRTSDGGTGELRASLTVACDGRGSLARALPELGLEEFPCPMDAWWFRVPRREEDPSGLVGGLGDRLFVALIDRGDYWQCAALIPKGSDAGRRAEGLGAFMAQFAEAVPWLADRAGAVTSWDEVKLLDVRLDRLRRWHRPGLLCIGDSAHAMSPVFGIGINLAVQDAVAAARHLVGPLREGTVGLRDVRRVQCRRLPTTVATQGLQRLAHAKVVGPLLAGRAAFGNPRRAKRLTELLTDSRRLNRLPAYFLAYGALRERPPRESLR
- a CDS encoding peptidase inhibitor family I36 protein; translation: MRTRHLRTLLVAGAVALVSLTSIPPAQALPACPANAICLWRYQDGTGDLYVWRGGYVDLPSRFVNHVGSFRANRSGAFIDWATGKECRPVRSGDYASNYSGRFGSKIDGVGDNC